One Streptomyces sp. P9-A2 DNA window includes the following coding sequences:
- a CDS encoding 5-carboxymethyl-2-hydroxymuconate Delta-isomerase, which translates to MPQITVDHSAQVTSFFECDWPAFVRDLHSTVVEIAAARLPACKTRLRPTGDVFIGHERTEDHALVHVHIALLPGRTEETKARLTEAVLELVRKHVRAVGDLTLHASAEVRELDASYRKFEGE; encoded by the coding sequence ATGCCGCAGATCACCGTCGACCACTCCGCACAAGTGACGTCTTTCTTCGAATGCGACTGGCCCGCTTTCGTCCGGGACCTGCACAGCACCGTGGTGGAGATCGCGGCGGCGAGGCTCCCGGCGTGCAAGACCCGGTTGCGCCCGACCGGCGACGTCTTCATCGGCCACGAGCGGACAGAGGACCACGCCCTGGTGCACGTCCACATCGCCCTGCTCCCCGGGCGGACCGAGGAGACCAAGGCACGGCTCACCGAGGCCGTTCTGGAACTGGTACGGAAGCATGTGCGCGCGGTCGGCGACCTGACCCTGCACGCCTCCGCCGAGGTACGCGAGCTCGACGCGTCCTACCGGAAGTTCGAGGGCGAGTAG
- a CDS encoding TetR/AcrR family transcriptional regulator yields MTTGVRRRMGVEERRQQLIGVALELFSRRSPDDVSIDEIASAAGISRPLVYHYFPGKLSLYEAALKRAADDLASRFVEPREGPLGARLVRVMGRYFDFVDEHGPGFSALMRGGPAVGSSTTNALVDSVRQRAYEQILSHMGAMDPPARLELVVRSWISLAESTALIWLDGRRIPREELEVQLVHDFAALCAVAAAHDEKLGVLLRGLLKDEPGDGPFTDLVGRLMALASR; encoded by the coding sequence ATGACTACCGGGGTACGCCGCAGAATGGGAGTCGAGGAGCGACGGCAGCAGTTGATCGGCGTAGCCCTCGAACTGTTCAGCCGTCGCTCGCCCGACGACGTCTCCATCGACGAGATCGCGTCGGCGGCCGGCATCTCACGCCCGCTGGTCTACCACTACTTCCCGGGCAAACTCAGCCTCTACGAAGCCGCGTTGAAGCGTGCCGCGGACGATCTGGCGTCGCGGTTCGTGGAGCCGCGCGAGGGTCCGCTGGGGGCGCGGCTGGTGCGGGTGATGGGCCGGTACTTCGACTTCGTCGACGAGCACGGGCCCGGTTTCTCCGCCCTGATGCGCGGCGGTCCGGCGGTCGGCTCCTCGACCACCAACGCGCTGGTCGACTCCGTACGGCAGCGGGCGTACGAACAGATTCTGTCGCACATGGGCGCGATGGACCCGCCCGCGCGGCTGGAACTGGTGGTGCGGTCCTGGATCTCGCTCGCCGAGTCGACGGCGCTGATCTGGCTGGACGGCCGTCGCATACCGCGGGAGGAGCTGGAGGTCCAGCTGGTGCACGACTTCGCCGCCCTCTGTGCCGTCGCGGCGGCCCACGACGAGAAGTTGGGCGTGCTGCTGCGCGGCCTGCTCAAGGACGAGCCGGGCGACGGACCGTTCACCGACCTGGTGGGCAGGCTCATGGCGCTGGCGTCCCGGTGA